The Collibacillus ludicampi region TAGTGCTTGCGCTTCCTCAACTCGGCGAGAATGCCGTCTTTTGCGGTGGCACGCTTGAATCTACGAAGTGCGCTGTCCAAAGACTCATTCTTGCGAACCTTGATCTCAGACACCTGATTTCCCTCCCTCCGCCAAACAACATCCAACAAACAGCAAGTCAAATTTCATCAAAAGACATTATACGCGACAAATTCAAACGATGTCAACCTGATGCAAGGAAAGGAAAGGAATCGGGAGGAATCCACGATGCAACTTCTATATCAAAATATATGAACTTTGGTTGCGAAAAAGTCTCGCAGTTTTTATGATGGAAGAAAAAACAAGGAGGACGCAACGATGAAACTTCCCATTCGAACATTGATGGGCCCTGGCCCTCTGGATGTTCATCCCCGCGTATTGGCTGCCATGAGCCAACCCCTTCTCGGCCATTTGGATCCCGTCTTTCTGGACATGATGAATCGCATGATGGACAAATTGCGTTACGTCTTTGAGACGAAAAACGAACTGACGTTAGCCATGTCGGGCACGGGTAGTGCTGGTATGGAAACTGTATTTGTCAATCTGGTTGAGCCGGGAGACAAGGTGATCGTCGGTGTCAACGGACTCTTTGGTACACGTATGGCGGACGTGGCTTCCCGTTTGGGAGCAGAAGTAATCCCGATTGAACAGGAATGGGGACTCCCGATCGCACCTGAACAAATTGAACGAGCTCTTACCCAGAACCCTGATACAAAATTCGTTGCACTGGTTCACGCGGAAACTTCGACGGGCGTGTGGCAACCATTAGACGAAATCGCTCAAGTGGTGAACAAGTTCGATGCTCTGCTCATCGTTGATGCGGTCACAAGTCTTGCGGGTATTCCCGTTCAAGTGGACAAGCACAAAATCGACGCTTGTTATTCAGGGACTCAGAAGTGTGTAGGAGCGCCTCCCGGACTTGCGCCTGTGACGTTATCCCCTAAGGCATTTGATGTGCTTAAACAGAGAAAAAGCAAGGTTCCCAATTGGTATCTCGATTTGACGATGATCGCAAACTATTGGGGACAAGAACGCTTCTATCATCATACGGCACCGATTTCCATGATTTATGCCCTCTTTGAAGCGTTGACTTTAATTGAAGAAGAAGGACTGTCAAATGTATATGCACGTCACCTTCTGAACGGAAGAGCTTTACAAGCAGGACTGCAGGCGATGGGGTTGGAAATGGTCGTGAAGGAAGAACGTTATCGCCTTCCTCAATTAACGGCTGTCCGCATTCCTGATGGAATTCAAGATACGCAAGTCCGCGGTCTCTTGCTTGAACGTTACGGCATTGAGATCGGCGGCGGATTGGGGCCGTTTAAAGGAAAGGTTTGGCGGATCGGACTCATGGGATATTCGTCCAGCCGTAAAAATGTGCTTCTGTTCCTCGCCGCATTGGAGGACATCTTGAACGAATTAGGATATACAAAAAATCGAAACCTAGCGGTTGAAGTAGCCTCAAAATTCTACGCGTCCGCAATTTCTTGATAGCCCACCTCGCCACAGGCGGCATCATCAGAGGATGAAAAGTATTTTGAGTGGAAGAGAAGTTTGAGTTTGCCACAAGCAACAGAGTGGCTTTTGGGTGGATGGTATCGCTTTGCAGCGCAGAGGTGAGTTGAAGGTCGTTCCGCTTCCTTTAAACCGTTGAGAGGGCATATGCTTTGCGCGTAATAGCGACTTTGAAGGTCGTCTCGCAACATTTGATGATGATTCCATGCGAGACGACCTTCTCCGAACCCAAGCGCAAAGCGATACATCCACCCAAGCACTCATTTTCAAGATAGACCCTCTGAATTTCGATATTACAAAATGGATGTGTTGAATGATGGCAAAAATCGAATTGATCGCGACGGCTCCTATGGGGCTGGAAGCGATTGTTGCGCGTGAAGTGCGTGAACTCGGTTATGATGATGTATCTGTCGATAACGGAAAAGTGACGTTCATCGGCGATGAAGCTGCGATCTGCCGCGCCAATCTCTGGCTACGAACAGCCGACCGCGTACTTGTGAAGATGGGAGAATTTCGTGCGACAACGTTCGAAGAACTGTTTGAGCAGACGAAAGCACTTCCCTGGCCGGATTGGCTTCCGGAAGATGCGGAATTTCCCGTAAACGGAAAATCGCACAAGTCACAACTTTCAAGTGTCCCCGCCTGTCAGGGAATCGTGAAAAAAGCGATCGTTGAGAAAATGAAGCAACGTTATCGACACGAATGGTTTCAAGAAACGGGACCCCGCTATACCATTGAAGTATCCTTATTAAAAGACATTGCGACACTTACAATCGATACAAGCGGTCCCGGTCTACACAAACGGGGATACCGAAAATTGGCCGCTGCGGCACCGCTCAAAGAAACACTGGCTGCCGCAATGATTCTCTTAAGCCGCTGGCGACCTGACCGACCTCTTGTTGACCCCTTCTGCGGTTCCGGAACCATTCCGATTGAAGCAGCCTTGATCGGCCGTAACATCGCGCCGGGACTTGAACGGGAATTTGCCGCGGAAAAGTGGCCTATCCTGTCGCATAAACTTTGGCAACAATGCCGCCAGGAAGCATATGACCTCGCCAAGCGCACTCTGCCATTAGAAATTATCGGATCGGACATCGACGAGCAAGTCCTTTCATTAGCCCGCCATTCTGCCAAGTGTGCAGGACTAAGCCATGTCGTTCAATTTGCCAACTTGCCGGCAAACCGTATGAAAGCGGAAGGCGAATACGGATGCATCATCACAAACCCACCGTACGGAGAACGGTTGGGAGAAAAGACGGAAGTGGAAACCATTTATCGCGAGCTGGGCCAATTCTGCCGCAAGCTAGAAACATGGTCATTTTTTATCTTGACATCCCATTTCTATTTTGAACAATTATTCGGACGACGCGCCGATAAAAAAAGAAAACTATACAACGGGCGGATCGAATGCAATCTTTATCAATTTTTCGGACCGCTCCCCCCACGTTCACAGCAGATGAGTTTGCAACAAATGAAAGAAGAAACGGCAGAAGGATAAATCATCATGCGGGAACCCATTTGCACTCGAACACCGGCAAACTTTCACCTTTCGAACGCAAAGAGGTTCCCGCCGCAAACTTATCACTACTATCGCGGAATCCCGTATTTCTTCAGTTTATATTGCAGCAATTGCCTGCTAATTCCAAGTAACCGGGCCGCTCCTGAAATATTTCCGTGAGTGGACTGAAGTGCCTCGACGATTCGTTCACGTTCGTTTTCACGCGATAACAGCGAACCGCTATCAAACATATCCTCTACGACCTTTTCGTTTTCGCTAGGATTCTCATCATTCTTTTTGATCTCTTTTTCCAATTGGACACGAAAATAGGGAGCCAGGTGTTCCATTTTCAGTTGGCGTTCCCTTTGTACCATGTTCAATGCCCCTTCGATCACATGTTCCAACTGACGAACGTTTCCAGGCCAGGAGTAACGCATAAAAGCATCGAGCAACTCATCGGAAATCTCCCTTACATCAGTGCCTACCCGTTTGTTGCAGGTATGAAGAAACGCTTGAACCAATTCCGGGATATCTTCTTTTCGCTCGCGCAATGGTGGAATGTGAATGCATACCACTCCTAAACGATAATACAGGTCTTCTCTTAACAGCCCCTTTTTAACCGCCTGTATCGGATCAATGTTGATCGTTGCGATCACGCGGACATCGACATCGGTCGCCTGTGTCGCTCCGATCCTTTGGATTTGCCCTTCTTGCAAAACGCGCAATAGTTTGGCTTGTACAGCAACGTTCATCGTGTGAATCTCATCGAGGAGCAATGTCCCGCCGCGCGCTTGTTCAAAAATTCCAGGCCTGTCGATCGCACCTGTAAAGCTCCCTTTTTTTGTACCAAAGAGAATCCCTTCCATAAGCGATTCCGGTATGGCGGAACAGTTTTGTGCAATGAAGGGGAATCCTGCTCTCGCACTCGCATTATGTATGCTTTGTGCGACCATTTCTTTTCCTGTTCCCGTTTCCCCGTAGATTAAAATGGTCGAATGACTTCTGGCGGCTCTTTTTGCATACTCAATCGCTTCCTGAAATGCAGGGCTTCTGCCGATGATCATGTCAAATGTAAAACGCGTGTTATTGGAATCGCTTTTTCCTCGTGAAGGCAACCCGTACGCTTTGCTGTTCTGTATCATCTGATCGGTTAGTCTTTTCACTTCGCTGATATCCTGTGCTAACTCAAGGGCACCGATCAATTCGTTTTCAAGATAAATAGGATATGTGCGATTGACGGTCGTGATCTCTTTGCCTTTGACGGTAAAGTATGTTTGTCTCTGCTCTCCAACAGGCCGCCCTGTCTGTATGGCCTTGAGCAATGTACTCGTTTCAGCCGTTAATGAAGGAAGAACCTCACGTATATCTTTGTGTAAGACTTCTTCAATTGTGAGACCCTCAAGTTCAGACATTTTTTTATTGTAAAGAAGCGTTTTACCCGATGTATCAATCACGTGAATACCTTCGTCCAACAAATCGAGGACAGCTTCATAACATTTCATCATCTGTTCGAGTCTACTTCTTTCTTTCATAAATACGGCTTCCCCCTCTGCCCTCCATTCTAACATATCTGCAAAAACGCACACTTTTTTGCGCCTGCTTTTTGCACTCCTTTGCGGTAAAAGCCCATAAGAAGGTTTAGTGCTTGGGCGGGTGTATCGCTTAGTGCTTGGGTTCAATGAAGGTCGTCTACGTGCATATACTTTGCGCTCATGCTCCGTGAAGGTCGTCATTGCGGGCATATGCTTGGCGTTCATGCTCCGTGGAGGTCGTCTCGCTCGGAATATTTTTAGTTGTTGCGAGACGACCTCCAAAGTCGCTGTTTCACGCCAAGCATATGCCCCTTAAACGTTCCAAAGGAAGCGAGACGACCTTCAAAGTCGCTATTACGCGCAATGCATATACCCTTTTACATTCGAAAGGAAGTGAGACGAACTCCAAAGTCGCTTTCTCACGCAAAGCATCACGTCCTATTCGAGTGGATGTTATATAGAGAAAAGTTATATGGCATGAATTTTGCATATAATGATTTTTGATTGTTTCGCATAGAAACAAGGCGTAAAAGCCACCATGCAAACAGACGACAAATACATACATTTTGGGAGTGATACTCATGAAAACACAAGAACTGATCACCCTGACGGAAACATACGGTGCACATAATTATCATCCGCTTCCTATTGTCATTTCGAAAGCGGAAGGTGTTTGGGTGGAAGACCCGGAAGGAAAGAAATATATGGATATGCTGAGTGCATATTCGGCAGTAAATCAAGGGCACCGTCATCCCAAGATCATTCGTGCTTTAAAAGAACAGGCTGACCGCGTCACACTTACATCGCGAGCTTTTCACAATGACCAACTGGGACCGTTTTATAAGAAACTCTGTGAAATCACTGGAAAGAATATGATTCTGCCAATGAACACGGGAGCCGAAGCGGTGGAAACCGCAGTGAAAGCTGTTCGCCGTTGGGCGTATGAAGTGAAAAAAGTTCCCGAAAATCAGGCGGAGATCATCGTATGTAGCGGGAATTTCCACGGTCGAACACTTACCGTTATTTCCTTCTCCTCCGAGCCGGAATACAAACGTGGTTTCGGACCTTTTACACCCGGTTTCAAAATCGTCCCCTATGGTGACATCGAAGCATTGCGTGAGGCCATTACACCGAACACGGCTGCATTTCTCATCGAGCCGATTCAAGGGGAGGCCGGCATCATTATTCCGCCAAAAGGCTATCTGCGGGATGCTTATGAGCTCTGCAAACAAAATGACGTTCTCTTTGTCGCTGACGAGATTCAGACGGGATTCGGCAGAACCGGAAAAATGTTCGCCTGTGATTGGGAAGATGTGAAACCGGATGTCTATGTTCTGGGAAAAGCACTGGGCGGTGGCGTCATGCCAATCTCAGCGGTAGCGGCCGACAAGAGTGTTTTGAGTGTTTTCGATCCCGGTTCCCATGGCTCTACTTTCGGCGGAAATCCGCTGGCATGCGCTTGCGCAATTGCTGCACTCGAGGTCGTTGAAGAAGAAAATCTCGTGCAAAGGTCATTGGAATTGGGTGAGTATTTCCTGGAAAATCTTCAAAAGATCAAAAATCCTGTGATCAAAGAAATCCGTGGCAGGGGCCTCTTCATTGGTGTTGAACTAACAACGAACGCTCGCCCCTATTGTGAAAAGTTGAAAGAGGATGGGCTCCTCTGTAAAGAAACACATGAGAACGTGATCCGTTTTGCTCCTCCGCTTATCATCTCAAAAGAACAGTTGGATTGGGCAATCGACCGGATTACGAAGGTCTTCTCTGCATAATCAATTCAGTAAGAGGGGCGGCTCGGCCCCGTCTTTTCACACCTTCGTATGTACCTTTACGGATAAGCGGTTCATGTTGCAAACCCATGCCGAGCGCTCGAATAGAAAGAAAAACACCCGAACCCGGGTGTTTTTCTTTCCAAATTCTAATATTCAAATTAAAAATGATGGCTATGTTCCTCATAGTTCCTGGCTGATTTGTAAGCGAACCATAAGACAACCAAAGTAGATACAGCCATGACGGACATTAACACAAAGTAACCCATCTTTCTCTCTCCTTGTCTCAATATCAATGACTTGAATACATTATACAACAGAGTTATTCGCTTGTTTTTGATCGTTTTATGAATCTATTTACTAAATTGCTTTCGGTACAGTTCCGCATAGAGCCCATTGTTGGCTAGCAGTTCATGATGAGTTCCCTGTTCAACGACACGCCCGTCAGCAATCACAAAAATCTGATCGGCAGAGAGGATCGTCGACAAACGATGGGCAATGACGATCGAAGTTCTCTCTTTCATCAATTCATCCAATGCGGCTTGCACTAACGACTCCGAGTGGGAATCGAGTGCGGAGGTCGCTTCATCGAGGATAAGGATCTTCGGATTCTTAAGGATCACCCGCGCGATCGCAATCCTTTGTTTTTCCCCGCCGGAGAGCTTATATCCCCGTTCCCCCACGACCGTTTCATACCCTTCCGGCAAGCTCATGATCAATTCATGAATCGATGCCGCTTTTGCGGCTGCGATCATCTCTTCTTCGGAAGCATGAGGATTTCCATATAAAAGGTTT contains the following coding sequences:
- the rpsU gene encoding 30S ribosomal protein S21, with the translated sequence MSEIKVRKNESLDSALRRFKRATAKDGILAELRKRKHYEKPSVARKKKSEAARKKRKY
- a CDS encoding pyridoxal-phosphate-dependent aminotransferase family protein is translated as MKLPIRTLMGPGPLDVHPRVLAAMSQPLLGHLDPVFLDMMNRMMDKLRYVFETKNELTLAMSGTGSAGMETVFVNLVEPGDKVIVGVNGLFGTRMADVASRLGAEVIPIEQEWGLPIAPEQIERALTQNPDTKFVALVHAETSTGVWQPLDEIAQVVNKFDALLIVDAVTSLAGIPVQVDKHKIDACYSGTQKCVGAPPGLAPVTLSPKAFDVLKQRKSKVPNWYLDLTMIANYWGQERFYHHTAPISMIYALFEALTLIEEEGLSNVYARHLLNGRALQAGLQAMGLEMVVKEERYRLPQLTAVRIPDGIQDTQVRGLLLERYGIEIGGGLGPFKGKVWRIGLMGYSSSRKNVLLFLAALEDILNELGYTKNRNLAVEVASKFYASAIS
- a CDS encoding THUMP domain-containing class I SAM-dependent RNA methyltransferase, which translates into the protein MAKIELIATAPMGLEAIVAREVRELGYDDVSVDNGKVTFIGDEAAICRANLWLRTADRVLVKMGEFRATTFEELFEQTKALPWPDWLPEDAEFPVNGKSHKSQLSSVPACQGIVKKAIVEKMKQRYRHEWFQETGPRYTIEVSLLKDIATLTIDTSGPGLHKRGYRKLAAAAPLKETLAAAMILLSRWRPDRPLVDPFCGSGTIPIEAALIGRNIAPGLEREFAAEKWPILSHKLWQQCRQEAYDLAKRTLPLEIIGSDIDEQVLSLARHSAKCAGLSHVVQFANLPANRMKAEGEYGCIITNPPYGERLGEKTEVETIYRELGQFCRKLETWSFFILTSHFYFEQLFGRRADKKRKLYNGRIECNLYQFFGPLPPRSQQMSLQQMKEETAEG
- a CDS encoding sigma-54 interaction domain-containing protein; the encoded protein is MKERSRLEQMMKCYEAVLDLLDEGIHVIDTSGKTLLYNKKMSELEGLTIEEVLHKDIREVLPSLTAETSTLLKAIQTGRPVGEQRQTYFTVKGKEITTVNRTYPIYLENELIGALELAQDISEVKRLTDQMIQNSKAYGLPSRGKSDSNNTRFTFDMIIGRSPAFQEAIEYAKRAARSHSTILIYGETGTGKEMVAQSIHNASARAGFPFIAQNCSAIPESLMEGILFGTKKGSFTGAIDRPGIFEQARGGTLLLDEIHTMNVAVQAKLLRVLQEGQIQRIGATQATDVDVRVIATINIDPIQAVKKGLLREDLYYRLGVVCIHIPPLRERKEDIPELVQAFLHTCNKRVGTDVREISDELLDAFMRYSWPGNVRQLEHVIEGALNMVQRERQLKMEHLAPYFRVQLEKEIKKNDENPSENEKVVEDMFDSGSLLSRENERERIVEALQSTHGNISGAARLLGISRQLLQYKLKKYGIPR
- a CDS encoding ornithine--oxo-acid transaminase, with amino-acid sequence MKTQELITLTETYGAHNYHPLPIVISKAEGVWVEDPEGKKYMDMLSAYSAVNQGHRHPKIIRALKEQADRVTLTSRAFHNDQLGPFYKKLCEITGKNMILPMNTGAEAVETAVKAVRRWAYEVKKVPENQAEIIVCSGNFHGRTLTVISFSSEPEYKRGFGPFTPGFKIVPYGDIEALREAITPNTAAFLIEPIQGEAGIIIPPKGYLRDAYELCKQNDVLFVADEIQTGFGRTGKMFACDWEDVKPDVYVLGKALGGGVMPISAVAADKSVLSVFDPGSHGSTFGGNPLACACAIAALEVVEEENLVQRSLELGEYFLENLQKIKNPVIKEIRGRGLFIGVELTTNARPYCEKLKEDGLLCKETHENVIRFAPPLIISKEQLDWAIDRITKVFSA